AACTGCGGGGAATCCATACTCGACGTGCCGCTGATAGAGCAGATACGGAGCATGGGGAACAGGGTCGTGGGAGTGGTCAGAGGAGAACCGATACTCAACGATGTCACCATGGAGGACGCACTGCGGACAGGGTTGGACGAACATTTGGACCGCATCCTTACTACAGGCGGCTTTGCGATAGGGGTGGACATGAGGAACATTAGCAACGAACTCAAAGAGGAGATGGAGACGGCGGGGTTGATAATAGCGAAAGGCATGGCGAACTTCGAGTCTTTGGGCGAAGAGGACATCGGAACGCCGGTGGCATATCTCCTGAAAGCCAAATGCGCCCCGGTCGCGTCCGAGTTCGGCGTTAAGGCGGGGTCCAATATAGCGAAGGTCGTACCGTGAGATTTATTATATAAGGGGAAATACACAGACAACAAGGGATTACGAATGGCGGAGGTCAGACAGGCAGTCATAATGGTGGGGGGGCAGGGCACCAGGCTCATGCCGCTTACGAAATACCGTCCAAAGCCTATTCTCCCGGTATTGGATAAACCATGTCTCAAATATCTGATAGAATCAATGGCCGGTTCCGGGATAGAAGAGGTGATCCTGGCCTGCGGATACAGGTCCTCGCAGCTTGCGGAGGCCATCGGCGACGGCTCCGACATAGGGATTTCGATCGATTTTTCATATGAAGATGCTCCGCTCGGGACAGGCGGGGCGATGAAGAATGTGGAGCACAGGCTGGATGATGTTTTCGTAGCGGCAAACGGCGACGTCTTTGCGGATATATCGCTGGAAGAGCAGATACGCACGCACTTCTCACGCAACGCAGAGGCGACCATAGCGCTGACGGCGGTGGAAGACGTCACCCAATACGGGATCGCCGATCTTGACGAAGAGGACAGGATAATCAGTTTCGTTGAGAAACCGGAGAAACTGGAGTACGTGTCATCAAACCTTGCGAACGCTGGAGTTTATGTGATCAACAGAACGGCGCTTTCCCGTATTCCTGAAAACACATTCTTCGATTTTTCCAAGAACCTTCTGCCTATACTGATGAACGAGCAGAAAAGGATACAGGGATTCTTCCTCAAGGGTATGTGGAGGGACGTGGGCCGTCCCGCCGATCTTCTGGGCGCAAATCTTAACATGGCATCCAAGCTATACGATCAGATGAGTTGGGGAGGAAGCAGAGTGGAATCCACCGCCGTAAGGAAGCCGTTCTATTTGGGCAAAGATGCGAGCATCACCGGTTCGGAAGCGTCCGCCGCCGTCATCATGGAAGATGCGGAAGTAACCGACAGCAAGCTCATAAACACAGTAGTAATGAGAGGATGCAGAATAAGCTCCGCCAGGATCGAGAACAGCATAATAGGCGCCAACTGCAGGATCTGTCCCGGGGCGGAGATAATAAGCTCCGTCATCGAGGATGGCCTGACCATAGAGGCCGGCAGAAAGATAGAGGATGGGACGGTGTGACAATGACCGAATATTACAGAGCAAGAGCCCCTTTGAGGATAGGGATCGCCGGCGGCGGGACCGATGTGGACCCGTACGCATCGCAAAAAGGAGGATGCGTCCTGAATACGACCATAAACAAGTACGCATACTGCACAATAACTCCCAGATGCGACTGCACCATGCGCGTCCGTTCGTCGTATTACGGGATATACGAAGCGCCGCTGGACGGCGGGCCTCTCAAGCTGGACGGGAACAACGATCTCATCAAAGCCGTCACCAACTATTTTGAGGTCAGGGGCGGTTTCGACATCCTGATACAGTCGGACGCGCCGGCGGGATCCGGACTCGGCGGATCGTCAACAATGATGGTGGCCATGATCTCGGCCGTATCGAAATGGCTCGGGACCGATATGGGTCCCGGCGAGACCGCAGATCTGGCATATCGGCTGGAAAGGGAGGACATCGGCCTGAAAGGAGGGAAGCAGGACCAGTATGCGGCGGCATACGGGGGGTTCAATCTCATGGATATCGACGCGGACGGCGTTAAAGTGAGGAAGCTGGACATCGACGACGACGTAGCGAACGAGCTGCAGTACAGGTCGCTCCTCTGCTATACGGGGATGTCAAGGGAATCCGCCGAAATAATCTCCTCACAGATAGATTCCTTCAACAGAGGGGAGAACGAAAAGGCGCTGGACGAATCCAAGAGGCTTGCGAGGGAGATCGGAAAGGCTCTGACCGAGGGAGACATAGAAAAGGCCGGCGGTCTTCTACATGAGTCCTGGGGGTACAAGAAGCAGTTCTCCGAGAAGATATCCAATAAAACGATAAATAATCTGTACGACATTGCCATAGACAATGGGGCCATCGGAGGAAAGGTATCCGGGGCCGGAGGAGGGGGGTTCATGTATTTCATCTGCGAGTACGATAAGAGCGCGGATGTGGCGCAGGAACTCCAGAAGCACGGCGTGAAAGTGACGGATTTCATGTTCGACCCCAAAGGAGTGA
This genomic interval from Candidatus Methanoplasma cognatum contains the following:
- a CDS encoding NDP-sugar synthase, giving the protein MAEVRQAVIMVGGQGTRLMPLTKYRPKPILPVLDKPCLKYLIESMAGSGIEEVILACGYRSSQLAEAIGDGSDIGISIDFSYEDAPLGTGGAMKNVEHRLDDVFVAANGDVFADISLEEQIRTHFSRNAEATIALTAVEDVTQYGIADLDEEDRIISFVEKPEKLEYVSSNLANAGVYVINRTALSRIPENTFFDFSKNLLPILMNEQKRIQGFFLKGMWRDVGRPADLLGANLNMASKLYDQMSWGGSRVESTAVRKPFYLGKDASITGSEASAAVIMEDAEVTDSKLINTVVMRGCRISSARIENSIIGANCRICPGAEIISSVIEDGLTIEAGRKIEDGTV
- a CDS encoding kinase, which translates into the protein MTEYYRARAPLRIGIAGGGTDVDPYASQKGGCVLNTTINKYAYCTITPRCDCTMRVRSSYYGIYEAPLDGGPLKLDGNNDLIKAVTNYFEVRGGFDILIQSDAPAGSGLGGSSTMMVAMISAVSKWLGTDMGPGETADLAYRLEREDIGLKGGKQDQYAAAYGGFNLMDIDADGVKVRKLDIDDDVANELQYRSLLCYTGMSRESAEIISSQIDSFNRGENEKALDESKRLAREIGKALTEGDIEKAGGLLHESWGYKKQFSEKISNKTINNLYDIAIDNGAIGGKVSGAGGGGFMYFICEYDKSADVAQELQKHGVKVTDFMFDPKGVTSWRNRNE